The DNA window ATTAAAACTATGTAAAGCAATACATAATCTTATTGtatcataaaatataaatgctatatttatttatattttaataccaTTTCaaatatgtaatttaatatccaaattaaaaatccaatttcttgtcattttttCTTGGAATTTCTTTCCTTCAATTTTCTCCTAAGCCAAAAGTATAATATGTCTACCTTGGGTTTCTCATGTCTATTCATTTGGATTTTCCCAAGTAGAAAGGGTGAGGTGGTACAGTCTTCTTCTATATTCTTGTATACTATCTATGTAACATATACATTAGTTTttgcattttaaatatatacaaattaatcccttaacttttttattatgaCAGTTAAACAGTTAAATATAAGGCAAAAACTCAcgttcatttttttcatatgaaattaataattaaaaatttataaataacaaTTTAGTCAAACATGTGAAAACAACTCTATATAAGTATTTGGCTAAAAATATGAATCTgtacaataaaaagaaaattcaaaaatgtaaAAGTCAAAGTAAACATAATAATCTTAAGTTTATAACTAAAATGTTATATTTCCTTTGCTGAACCAAAATACTCAAAGAAGGATAACTCAACCATTAATAATATGAATCATCACATAATTTAAGTGATGTTGGTGTGTATTTACATAATCATCTCGCTCATAATCTCTAACACTCTGGAACTAATGAGCTGTGAAAGAGAATCAAAAGAAACTCAGCCTAAAGAATTGtaattacaaattacaaaatatatGTACAGCTCAACCTCAATGTCCTCACATCTCAGACAAAAGATTACTAATTTTTCGAAGTTCATCCAGAGCTGCTGTCATGGCAGCAAGCTGCCCTTTACCAACCACAACATCTTTCGAAGCTCCCTGTTCTTGTTGGAAAGAAGACTCAATCACCTGCCACATACAGATACATAATTCAGTTTCAGGTGCCCACAGCATTTCATGCACAAACACTATTAAAAATTCGAGAATGGTAAGAAAGAACTTTACCTGAATATGCTCAAGCATAGACTGCCCAATATTCCTAATAGTTCCTACCATATTCTGGTCTATCGGAGAATCCCCTTGGCTTCTAACAGGACTACAATGCCCATTTGCTATAGAAGAAGAGGGTATCATTACATGACTTTGATTTTCGCATTTGGCAGGTTTTGCATCTTGAGAAGGACTTCCACCCTCGACAGATGTACGTTCATCACTGTTTCGTCCAAGCCTTGAAAAAAACCACTGGAATTTATTCAGCTTTCCCCACTTAGGATGTGAGGCTGAATTTCCCAAAGGATCATTGTTGAAGGAGGATGTGTGAGATAAGTTCTCAGGACAATCAGAGACTGGAAGAGGTGAACCAGTTTCATTGATTTCAGTTTCAAGAAAGGACAAATTATAATTATACGGAATGCTACTTTTCTCAGAATAGTTTCGACGATTGACATCCAAACGAGGACTAGCTAGGCCAGAAAATATAGGTGAATTTCCCTCACTTCTAGTACTTACACTTAGACCTCTAACATCTGCAAAGTAATTGTTGCAGCATTCAGAGCCGTCATCTTGTTGTTCCCTTTCAACTACTACAGGACGATTATCCTGCTCGAATACATACAGGTTTTCTGTATCTACCTCTGAGCCAAGTTCCTTACAAAGATCTTCTAACAAACTGCGTCTAACAGCttccttattttcctttttACCATCATTAGTCGTGGATGGAGAAGGGGCAGATTCTGTTCTCTTTAAACTGACATTTACCTTTTCTGTCCATTTCTTTTTCTGAGCTGGAACCTGATTTTCGGCTCCATCTTGCTTAAGTTCTTCGGTACTGTGGGCAACTCTCCACTTTTCTTCCCAGTAGCTATCAGTCAACAGTTTCAGAGGAGTTCTCGGAGAATCTGAGTCAGATGCATGAGTCGTAGATCTTTGACTAATTGATTTTGCTTGGTTATGAAACCACACAAATGAAGGTATTGATGATGAAATTTCAGTACTTAATGCAATATCCTGCAAGGATTTAGCCTTTGCTAGTAGTTTATCAATATCTGTGTCCCCGGGGAAGTTTAATAACCTCTGAAGACAGATTGTGGGATTTTCAGTTGCCAGTAGTGAAGATCTTAATCGAAGTAACATTGCTACAGCCATAGCCGTGATAAAGGCTCCACGAGGTGATTGTAATATCATAAAACCAGATTCTGTAGTGTCCTCAGCAAGCTTCTGCTTTTTACTATTATCTgataaaaatatctcatcccaGATGATCAAGAGGTTGTCGAGTGAAAATTCCCGTCCAAATAAAACTCGGAACCAGCGAAGAGCAAAGTACTGGGGTTCAACCCCAAGATCAACAAGATGACTGTGTAGAGATGAATCAACGTGATACAACAAATGATACAATGCATTTGAAGCTTCAATTACAGGAGGCAAGCCAGTATTGGACCCAGCCACAGGTGAATAAGAGAAGAAATCAGCCATTGCAACTGAACCATGAGCACCACTCATTAATGCCTCAAACATGCAGTAAGCATCGTGTTCCATGAATTTATCGGACAAAACAACACCAAGTTCACCTTCAGCCCCATAAGCATCACCTAGCAATACAAGCGCTCGTATATTAGGGTCAAGCTCATCGAGACTCTGGATTTTCAATGCATCTCCACAGGAACCAATATCATCCTCTGAGTCTGTAGATTTTCTCATATCAAAGCTGTAACGATGATCATTCTCCTGACAGAAAAGGCCATCAAATCTGTCTGTGAAGTGATCTTCATAAAGCTTTCGTATTGCGGAAAGATGTTCCACATCAACTTGGAGAACATATAGCAGCGGGGCAAGTAACTCATGCATTCCTGTAAGATAAATGAATGAAACTCAATAATGTGAAGTCAACTGTTTCAtaacttattttattagtaGAAAACAAATTACAAGGGAACCTAGAAGCCAAAGTAAGGGAATTTGTTTTTTGCCAAGTAAAAGGTTTTCCAAACAATTTGATCATTTATTGATCAGGAGGAATGCTAATAATTTTCTCATTGAATATGCACAATTTAAATGATGTGActcaaaaggaaaatatttaaaatttcgTTCACAGTTAAGAATATATGATAGAAACATTAATTAAAGTCCGTTGCTCATAACATGAGATTGGCTATTAATAAGCACATGATGAACCTTCATGTGAGATGGtgataatctttttttttttttcatatccaATTAGACGCACTGTAGTTTATTATAGATATATGGCAGGAAAAACAAGACACCTGTCATAAACAAGAAGCTTACTAAACTATAGATCATCCTATAGTTTCATATATGtagttagaaagaaaaacaatgcaTCCATACAAAAAGGATAAAAACATACATAACACGAAATAACCAAGGTATATTCCCTCAGAGAGTGCgtttttttagtttcatttgGAAGGGGCGGGAATTTGAAGAGTAAAATGGACTTACAACTACTCTTCAAATCCCTTGTCTTCCATCCCTTCTCCTCCAAAATAGAACTCACAAACACACCCATAAGTGATTGTCTGCATCTACAGATATTGCTTGGATGAACAACTTACCTTGTCTATAACCACACTCTGGGTGTTTGAGACACCATAGCAATAAAATCCGTCTCAATAAGCCTTGGAATCCTGGTGTCTGGAAGTAGCCCCCATGTTCTGGGTATAAACGTGATAAATCCTGATCAACCATCCTCTCCAGCTCAGCATTGCGGAAAAAGCGACTCCATGTACTATCTGTATATAAAAGGCCATACTCGTCACCACAGAGATAAAGTTTGCAAGATGGAGAACATTACCTAGACTAACTAGAAATCTACTTGACGGAAGTCCAAAGTCTAAGAACAATACAACACTATTACAATATATGCAACAATTTACTTGCTTTCTTTTACATATGCTACGATTTCCACGCATGTTCTTATTTCGGTTAACTCTTTGCTTAAACTTCTTATCAGTTGAGTTGCCACAAAATGAGCAGGAAGCATGTCTATATTGGTGCAGAAGGAAATGGTGTAATATGAAAACAAACTTGATTTACCTGGATTTTGTGAAAGTGGATTGTCCATGATAAGATTGGGTGGACTACCTCCATCTTTTGGAAGATGGGGATCAACCAGGAGGCGACCTCTCAAATTGGCATATCTGACATAAAAAACAGAGGTCGTGTTTACCAAGCAAAACATGGGCAAAAATATATGAGAAGACAAAGGCACTGGCAGAATAAATATCCAACTGCATATTTTAgttcaaaataataatgcatgccAATGCCAAATCCAAAACCAATGCAAACAATTTGAATTAACCTTCAATGCAATTGAAGATTGACGAAACAACTATTTTTccccaaaaataaaaacagagaaGATATAGAATAGTAATCATTTTCtcgaattaaaattcaaaaaacctCTTTTATTTTCGTATCACTATATCCATTCCCATATATTGAGAATTGAGAAACAAAACCACTAGCATTGTTGCAATGTTACGTATGTAGAATTGTTACTTTTATCATCGATACCGAGGATTCAATCTAGAACTTGAGATAAAATAAACACAAGATTCATATTCTCGAAAGGATCAATAGAGCGTAAATTAgaattggatttaaaaattataaaaaaaaaaaaacaaaatttaatctaTATCCACACCaacaaacaataattaaaaaaaagagtatatAAGGCATGATAATTGAGCATGGTTATTACCTCCTTCTAGAATTAGCGGTGGCACGACGAAGATCATCAATGGAATTCGAAGAAGGCAAAACCCCGAGACTGATACGCCACTGCAAACCTCTGATATCTCCGAATCGACGAGTCTCCGATGGGGATTCCGGAACTGACAGCACCGACGGGGATTCCGGCAATGGCGAAAGCACCATAGCTGGTGGCATGGTTATGCCAGGAAAAATTCCTCAACGAACAAGATGATCAAACGCAAAGAGAATCGAGAAAATTTTCCGAAGCTCAACCCCGAGAAACGAAATGAATTAGATGAATCGTTTTTTGAgtagaattaaaaatttgagCTATATAACACTGAATTCACGAAGAATGAAGAGAATTTGATTAATGCGCAGGGGCAAAGAGAGAACAAAAAGGAGGGAAAGGGaaattgaaggagaagaagctgaattgaaggaaaaaaatgatgaaattaCGTGAAAAATTGAGAGTGTggggaaagaaatggaaaagttgcttcttcttcttctcctcctcctcctcttcttctgttCTGTCTCTGCGTTTCTTCAACAACAGAgacagagaaagaagagagaaaaattaaaaaaataagaaagaaaatgttAAGAAAAAGGAGAATTAAATAACAGAGGATTGTGACTTGTGACAATTATAATGtgtgaattaaaaaatagatttgAATTGAGTTGTCACCTTCTTCAAATTTCTACCACTCCTCTCATTTCTGCCATTCTCTCCTGTGAATATTCTGCTATGTGACGTTGACCTTCAGGTTTATTTTGACTCAATtcatttcttttgtttctattattatccatttaaaaCAATAACTCTCCTAATTTTCATTGTTGGTTCAacttgttattaattaattaattaattaattgttgtaAAGAAGCTATTATTTTTATCTCACATGAAGCATCTAacggtgaaaattcaggtgcaataaattaatagttaagaGGTGTCagataatttaattgatttgactaaatttttatttaacaatttttaattatcaattttacataaaattgacTGCATCTAAATTTTTACCTTAAATAAAACAGtatatattcaaatatattCCTATAAAATTTTGCATTACCAAGTTTgattttcaacaaaattttattatattaaaatttttaatttttataaaaataagatatatatattttttctcacttttaaaattttatatgtgttatttttataaaattcagaagcttcaatataataaattttttaaaaaataaaaatgtcttgacgcaaaattttttaaaaacatatttaaatatatattctaaattaaatatatatacattcaTAAACGTTTCTAATTTTCTATACTTTCTCTATTAGGTAGTAGTTATTaccaatattttgtttacacGTGTTATAGAAAAGGAACAAAGCTACCACCACCTTAGGCAAATCATTTTCACATGGACTTTTATAAATAcatttgacaaattttattTGACATGCCTAAGTTTTCTTATGTCGTTTAACCCTATCATGATGTGACATGTTTTTGTACTCAAGCATGTATGCTTTCTGTGAAGGATTATTATTGTTACATTTTGTACACCAAACTCATGGTAGAATAACTATGAAGAGAGTATCATATGATTATGATATATCAACATCTCCTTGGTCATCAAATCATCTTTGCTAAGTTCCAATATTCAAAGATCGGCAATACATATAGGTCTGCTCTCTCATTTTCATTTGCTTTCGAATTGTGacttaaaaaaaaacactatgTCTTGCTGAGTTTTCAGTTTTTTATGGCCcaaattattttgtggttttaaggCCCAATAATTTATTTGAGCCTGACCCAATTTCATGTTTGGGCCATAGCCAATATATAGGATCAAAATGGTAGgatttagtttcatattttagtGTGTTCTGCAGCGGAGGCCTAGACAAGTGGCAATCATATTGTCTCTTAAACAAGCTGCACCAAGTTCGAACCCCAGCTGAGACTGGGATGAGATTTGATAAAACCTCAAAATGTGGGTGTGTGGGTG is part of the Arachis duranensis cultivar V14167 chromosome 1, aradu.V14167.gnm2.J7QH, whole genome shotgun sequence genome and encodes:
- the LOC107496268 gene encoding uncharacterized protein LOC107496268, whose translation is MPPAMVLSPLPESPSVLSVPESPSETRRFGDIRGLQWRISLGVLPSSNSIDDLRRATANSRRRYANLRGRLLVDPHLPKDGGSPPNLIMDNPLSQNPDSTWSRFFRNAELERMVDQDLSRLYPEHGGYFQTPGFQGLLRRILLLWCLKHPECGYRQGMHELLAPLLYVLQVDVEHLSAIRKLYEDHFTDRFDGLFCQENDHRYSFDMRKSTDSEDDIGSCGDALKIQSLDELDPNIRALVLLGDAYGAEGELGVVLSDKFMEHDAYCMFEALMSGAHGSVAMADFFSYSPVAGSNTGLPPVIEASNALYHLLYHVDSSLHSHLVDLGVEPQYFALRWFRVLFGREFSLDNLLIIWDEIFLSDNSKKQKLAEDTTESGFMILQSPRGAFITAMAVAMLLRLRSSLLATENPTICLQRLLNFPGDTDIDKLLAKAKSLQDIALSTEISSSIPSFVWFHNQAKSISQRSTTHASDSDSPRTPLKLLTDSYWEEKWRVAHSTEELKQDGAENQVPAQKKKWTEKVNVSLKRTESAPSPSTTNDGKKENKEAVRRSLLEDLCKELGSEVDTENLYVFEQDNRPVVVEREQQDDGSECCNNYFADVRGLSVSTRSEGNSPIFSGLASPRLDVNRRNYSEKSSIPYNYNLSFLETEINETGSPLPVSDCPENLSHTSSFNNDPLGNSASHPKWGKLNKFQWFFSRLGRNSDERTSVEGGSPSQDAKPAKCENQSHVMIPSSSIANGHCSPVRSQGDSPIDQNMVGTIRNIGQSMLEHIQVIESSFQQEQGASKDVVVGKGQLAAMTAALDELRKISNLLSEM